From the genome of Chanos chanos chromosome 5, fChaCha1.1, whole genome shotgun sequence, one region includes:
- the lrrc3ca gene encoding leucine-rich repeat-containing protein 3B: MPLPSDWLLRHSVVMWLLLQSLVLMTLCFHHAATSCSKHCYCSDSEGQSGGKTMRCSNLRLTEIPRDIPNDTRRLYLDYNLLTSVPANTFQNLPLLTELDLSHNELAKLEPGAFRGLAASLQFLDLSSNKLETLDPEAFEGVQARSNLTNNPWRCDCALQMAMPRLALEPVSLKGIVCETSVPEDAGVQGEPFLLAKDLDLCVALKKTTDVAMLVTMFGWFTMVISYLVYYVRHNQEDARRHLEYLKSLPSRQGKSEESSTISTVV, encoded by the coding sequence ATGCCACTGCCATCGGATTGGCTTTTACGGCACTCTGTGGTCATGTGGTTGCTTCTGCAGAGCTTGGTGCTAATGACCCTCTGCTTCCACCATGCAGCCACATCCTGCTCTAAACATTGCTACTGCTCAGACAGCGAAGGGCAGTCGGGGGGCAAGACGATGCGTTGCAGCAACCTGCGTCTCACGGAGATCCCTCGGGACATACCTAATGACACGCGCCGTCTCTATCTGGACTACAACCTCCTCACCAGTGTCCCTGCCAACACCTTCCAGAACCTTCCCTTACTTACTGAACTCGACTTGTCTCACAACGAGTTGGCTAAGTTGGAGCCCGGTGCATTCCGGGGCCTGGCTGCCTCTCTGCAGTTTCTGGACCTTTCCTCCAACAAACTTGAGACCCTTGACCCGGAGGCGTTTGAGGGTGTGCAGGCACGTTCCAACCTGACCAACAACCCTTGGCGTTGTGACTGTGCGCTGCAGATGGCAATGCCACGCTTGGCCCTGGAACCTGTGTCGTTGAAAGGCATTGTGTGTGAGACTTCAGTGCCTGAGGATGCAGGTGTTCAGGGCGAGCCCTTCCTGCTGGCCAAAGACCTGGACCTATGTGTCGCACTGAAGAAGACCACGGATGTGGCCATGCTGGTCACTATGTTTGGCTGGTTCACCATGGTCATTTCCTACCTGGTCTACTACGTGCGGCACAACCAGGAGGATGCCAGGCGCCACCTGGAGTATCTCAAGTCTCTGCCCAGCAGGCAGGGCAAATCTGAGGAGTCTTCCACCATCAGCACTGTGGTATAG